From Pseudomonas sp. G2-4:
CTTGCGCGGGATGTTCGGCGCACCGACGCTGGGCCAGCAACTGCAACAACTCAAGGACACGGAACAGCGTCAGGTCAATAGCTTGGCAATGGCTTTACAGCAGGTCGGCATCAGTCAAGTGCAGGCCTGAACATCATAAGAAATTGGGGCAGTCAGGGGCAATCCAGGGAATGAATAGAAGTCAGAAGTTATTCACAGTGAGTGTGCTGGCGTTGGTGGTGAGTGGATGTGCCGTCACCAGCGAGCCGATCGAACGCAGCGTCAGCGAACAGCGCGCTCGAACCGACCTACAGAATATGTACAAGGATCAGGAGCCCCTCAGCGGTCCGCTGACCTTGCACCAGGCCATGGCTCGAGCGGTGAAGTACAACCTCGAAGGCCGCCTTAAGATCATGGAAGAAGCCCTGGCCAAGCGACAGCTGGACCTGGCCAGTTTCGACATGCTGCCGCGCATGGCCCTGGACGCCGGTTACGTGGGCCGTAACAACGTTAGCGCCTCCAGCAGCGAGAGTGTCGAAACCGGCACCCAATCCCTGGAGCCGTCGACCTCCCAGGACCGCAACCGTGAAGTGGCCGACCTGACCATGGTCTGGAACGTGCTCGACTTCGGTGTCAGCTACATCAGCGCCAAGCAGGCCGGGGACCAGCGACTGATCGTGCAGGAGCGTCGGCGCAAGGTGATCAACACCATCGTCCAGGACGTGCGTTCGGCGTACTGGCGCGCCATGGCCGCCGAGCGTCTGCTCAAGCAGATCGACAGCCTGATGGCCCGGGTCGAGACGGCGCGTGGCAACAGCCAGAGCATGAGCGAACAGCGCATTGGTGATCCGGTGCAGGCCTTGGGTTACCAGCGCTCGCTTATCCAGGCGACCCGCCAGCTCGAAGAACAGCGTCGGGCGCTGTCCCTGGCCAAGACCGAGTTGGCGACCCTGATCAACCTGCCCTTGGGTACGGATTTGACCCTGGCCACCCGGGATGAATACGACATCCCGGAACTCAAGGTCGACCTGGCCCGCCTCGAACAGGAGGCGCTGACCAGCCGTCCGGAATTGCGCGAACAGGATTACCAGACTCGCATCACCGCTGCCGAAACCCGCAAGGCCATGCTGCGCCTGTTGCCAGGCCTGGAGTTCTCCGCTGGCGGGCATTACGACAGCAACTCGTTCCTGGTGGAGCAGGGCTGGGCGGACTATGGCGTGAAAGTCACGTGGAACCTGTTCAACGTGATCTCTGCCCCGGCGGCCATCGACGTGGCCAAGGCGGGTGAAGAAGTGGCGGCGGCGCGGCGTCAGGCGATGTCGATTGCCGTGCTGGCGCAGTTGTACGTGGCCAATGCCAACTATCGCGAGGCGCTGCGTCAGTTCAAGACCAATCAGCAACTGTCGGACATCGACGGGCAAATCGTCGGCCAATTGCGTAGCCGTCACCAGGCCGCCGGCATTGGCGAGCTGGACCTGATCCAGGGTGAACTGAACACCCTGCAGGCCGATTTGCGCCGGGATCTGTCCTATGCGGATTTGCGCAACGCCTACGGCCAGATCTTCGCCAGCGCCGGCCTCGACCCGCTGCCCGATGAAGTGCAATCGACCGAAGTGCAGTCGATTGCCACGGCATTGGCCAACCGCGAAGCCGCCTGGGCCCAGGGCGATATTGCAGTCTCGACGGCTGCGGTGACCCCATAACAGGCGCGCCAGCATGACGCGCCCGGCGTTTTCCCGGCTGCCGGTGACGGCGAACCTGCCGTTGCTGTTGCAGGCACTGGCCGCGATTGAAGACGAGCGTTGGCAAGGGCATTTCAACAGTGCCTATTACAGTGGCGACTGGAGCGGCGTGGCGCTGATCTCGGCGGCCGACGCCTTGACCGAATTGTCTCCCGGGCGTGGTCTGCCTGTGCCGCGCGCGCCTTGGGCAGCGGATGGCCGTTGGCGCCAGGCGTTGGGTGATTGGCCCCTGGACATCGTTTCGGCCCGGCTGCTTCGGCTGGGGCCCGGCGGGTGCATTCACGAGCATCGCGACTATGATCTGGGCGGGCCGGACGCCGACCTGCGCCTGCACATTCCGTTGCTCAGCCCGCCGCAAGTGGATTTCTGGCTGGAGGGGGAGCGCATTCCGATGACGGCGGGCGAGTGCTGGTTTCTCGACTTGTCGCGGCCGCATCGTGTCGATAACCGCAGTGCCGAGTCGAGAGTTCATCTGGTGCTCGATTGCCGCCCGGGGCCGTGGTTGGAACAGCAGATTACCGATGGGCTGCCCACCACGCCGGCTGCTGGTGTTGGACAAAGCGACTTCGGCCGTTTTCAGCAGTGCGTGGAAACTGATCCGCAACTCGCCCGCACGTTGCAGAGCCTGCATGACTTGGACGCTTTCATTGAAAGTGCAATCGCGTTGGGCGTTGAACAAGGCCTGCACTTCACCGAGGAAGCAATACGGGCGGCGATGCGCAACGGTCGCCGGCAGTGGCGTGACCAATGGAAGGCTTGAACCTGGACGGCTGGTTGCCGATCCGCGTCTGGCAAGAGGCCGGGCAGTGGTGGGTCGATTGGTGCTGGTTCGGTGACGCAGCGTTGTCGCAACCGTTCTTCAACGATGCCGTAGAAGACGCCCTGCGCTTGCCTTTCAATCAGGTGTTCCGCCGCCAGACGCCCTTGCGCGAGCTCGGGCGGTGGCAGCAACAGAGCCCGGGCCTGGCGCCCAGTGCGTTCATTTTCCATGCCTCCCGTTGCGGCTCGACATTGGTCAGCCAGATGCTTGCACAACTGGCTGACCACATCGTCATCTCCGAACCGCCACCGCTGGACACTCTGTTGCGCGGTGACATGGCGCATGCCGAACGCTGCGTGGCGCTCAAGGGTTTGTTGTCGGCCTATGGGCAACGTCGCGGCGGTGTGGAGCGGCGCTTGGTGGTCAAGCTCGACGCCTGGAACATCGGTGAGCTGCCGCTGCTGCGAGCCTGCTTTCCCGACACGCCGTGGCTGTTCGTGTACCGCGACCCTTTGGAAATCGCCGTCTCCCACCTGCGCCGTCCCGGCATGCACATGGTGCCGGGGATGATTGGCGCGAGCGTGCTGGACGAAGGTTTGCCGT
This genomic window contains:
- a CDS encoding sulfotransferase family protein, yielding MEGLNLDGWLPIRVWQEAGQWWVDWCWFGDAALSQPFFNDAVEDALRLPFNQVFRRQTPLRELGRWQQQSPGLAPSAFIFHASRCGSTLVSQMLAQLADHIVISEPPPLDTLLRGDMAHAERCVALKGLLSAYGQRRGGVERRLVVKLDAWNIGELPLLRACFPDTPWLFVYRDPLEIAVSHLRRPGMHMVPGMIGASVLDEGLPFSSQEDFISRRVGRLLAKGLEHCQAFAGMAVNYTELPEAMAGRLAVFFRLDDAQCRQVFAAVGQHSKQPMQVFAGDSEDKRREASPLLRGRVMHWAQGPYEALECLRKS
- a CDS encoding TolC family protein, producing MNRSQKLFTVSVLALVVSGCAVTSEPIERSVSEQRARTDLQNMYKDQEPLSGPLTLHQAMARAVKYNLEGRLKIMEEALAKRQLDLASFDMLPRMALDAGYVGRNNVSASSSESVETGTQSLEPSTSQDRNREVADLTMVWNVLDFGVSYISAKQAGDQRLIVQERRRKVINTIVQDVRSAYWRAMAAERLLKQIDSLMARVETARGNSQSMSEQRIGDPVQALGYQRSLIQATRQLEEQRRALSLAKTELATLINLPLGTDLTLATRDEYDIPELKVDLARLEQEALTSRPELREQDYQTRITAAETRKAMLRLLPGLEFSAGGHYDSNSFLVEQGWADYGVKVTWNLFNVISAPAAIDVAKAGEEVAAARRQAMSIAVLAQLYVANANYREALRQFKTNQQLSDIDGQIVGQLRSRHQAAGIGELDLIQGELNTLQADLRRDLSYADLRNAYGQIFASAGLDPLPDEVQSTEVQSIATALANREAAWAQGDIAVSTAAVTP
- a CDS encoding aspartyl/asparaginyl beta-hydroxylase domain-containing protein, which encodes MTRPAFSRLPVTANLPLLLQALAAIEDERWQGHFNSAYYSGDWSGVALISAADALTELSPGRGLPVPRAPWAADGRWRQALGDWPLDIVSARLLRLGPGGCIHEHRDYDLGGPDADLRLHIPLLSPPQVDFWLEGERIPMTAGECWFLDLSRPHRVDNRSAESRVHLVLDCRPGPWLEQQITDGLPTTPAAGVGQSDFGRFQQCVETDPQLARTLQSLHDLDAFIESAIALGVEQGLHFTEEAIRAAMRNGRRQWRDQWKA